The sequence below is a genomic window from Dehalococcoidales bacterium.
ATAGCGGGGGCGGGACATTGTAATTCCTCCCCGCGATATTATATTCGTTAGCAGCGTATTTATTTATTCAGGAGCAAAGCCTTGTCTAAACTGAAAGCGGTGCTGCTGGTGGGCGGACTGGGGACGCGTTTAAAGCCCCTGACGGATTACATGCCCAAATCCATCGTGCCGCTATTGAACCGCCCGGTGCTGGAGCACACCCTGGCCTACCTCAAGCACTATGGCGTGGAGGATGTCATCCTGACGCTGAACTATCTGCCGGAGATGATACAGGCGTACTTCGGGGACGGGAAAAGGTGCGGGGTAAACCTCACCTATTGCATAGAGAAGGAGCCGCTGGGCACCGCCGGCGCGGTAAAAAACGCCGCCGCCTATCTGGACAGCAGCTTTTACGTCCTGAACGGCGATTTGTTCACGGACATGGACCTGCGGCATATGCTCGTCTTTCACCGGGCCAGGAAAGCCGCCGCCACCATATCGCTAACCTGGGTGGAGAATCCCAGCGCCTTCGGCGTGGTGGAAACGGACGCCGACCGCCGGGTGAAAGCGTTTATTGAAAAGCCGCCCCCGGGCACGGCCACCACCAACTGGATAAACGCCGGTACATATATTCTGGAACCGGAAGTACTGGAGCATATCCCGGACGGACAGCCCTACATGTTCGAAAGAGGGCTTTTCCCCGCCTTGCTGGATATGGGAAAGCCGGTGTACGGGTATGAATACCGGGGCTACTGGCTGGACATGGGGAGGCCGGAGACATACTTTTCCCTGAACATGGACCTGCTGAACCGGAAAATTAACAGCCCTTTGTTGCAGGAAATCAAG
It includes:
- a CDS encoding NDP-sugar synthase, whose translation is MSKLKAVLLVGGLGTRLKPLTDYMPKSIVPLLNRPVLEHTLAYLKHYGVEDVILTLNYLPEMIQAYFGDGKRCGVNLTYCIEKEPLGTAGAVKNAAAYLDSSFYVLNGDLFTDMDLRHMLVFHRARKAAATISLTWVENPSAFGVVETDADRRVKAFIEKPPPGTATTNWINAGTYILEPEVLEHIPDGQPYMFERGLFPALLDMGKPVYGYEYRGYWLDMGRPETYFSLNMDLLNRKINSPLLQEIKDNGIYYGKDVTVHPAAEVKGPVVIGEGSRIGRGVRITGPAVIGRECCLEDGVNLENAVIWDRVSIGAGSRLSHCIIGSDAAIGRNSNIADCVMNAGRTVTLPVPGANGA